The DNA segment GGCCGGCGGGGAGCCACCTGTGCCCTTTCGGCCGCCTGAGAACCCTCCACCCAGCCCGCCTCGTCGCTGACGCCGCGCAGGCGGGTCGTGGTCGTCTCCGGGAACATGCGGTCCAGGCGGTCGGTGACCGCCACCTCGCGGTTGGCGAGCACCGGGAGCAGGTCCTGGGTCACCTGTGTCTGCGCCGCCTCGGTCAGGCGGGTGCCGATGCGGTGGGCGTAGGCCGCCAGGAACGACTGTCGGAAGGTCTTGGTCCGCTTGCGGCCGCCCGCCCGCTGGGCCGCCTCCGCCTTCGTCATGGCCGTCTGGGCCTGCACGAGCAGCGAGGTGTAGAGCAGCTCGACCACCTCCAGGTCGGCCTCGAAACCGACGACCGTGGAGAAGCCGAAGGGTTCGTTCCACACGGCACGGCAGTGGTTGGCGGTCGCCACCGCGTCCAGCAGGACCGCCTTCGCCTGTTCGTACGGCGGTTCCACCCCGATCCGGCAGGCACCGGGGGCGTCCTTCGCGCCCTGTGTGCGGGTCGAGAGCAGCGCCTCGTCGATGCTGTACCGGGCCATCAGTTCCTGCGCCTTGGCACTGAGCGCCTCCGCCTCCTCCGGAAACCCGGTCGCCTCCGCCTTCGCGAGCAGCGCGCGGATGCGGGTGAGCATGCGGGACTCGGATCCGGGGCGCCGCGCGGCCGGGCCGGTCTGCTCGGCCGGTTCGTCGACGGGCTCCAGCGCGGGCAGGCGCAGCAGGAGGCGGTACAGCTCCAGGACGGCGCTCGCGTGCGAGAAGCGGTCGGTGCGGGGCGGGGCCTCGGTGGGCAGGTCGTCGAGCTGTGCGTTCCAGCGGGGGCCGCGGGGGCGGTCGTACGGCCGCTGCGCGTGGATCAGCGCTGAGACCAGCCGTACGTGTACGTCCTCCAGCTCGCGCCGCACGAGCCGTACGACATCGGCGGGCTGCCAGCCACGTCGCCAGGCCGCCGCGACGAACTCCCGGCCGCGCTCGGCGAGTTCGGCGTCCGCGGTGGGGTCGGCGGCGAGGAGGGAGGCGCCGCCGTCCAGGGCGGTGTCGGTGTCGGCGTAGAGGGCGTGCTCGAAGGCCCGGTCGACGGGGCCGGGCGTACCGCTCGAACTGTTCGTACTGCTCACCTGGCGATGGTGCCACGGGGCGGGCGCCGCGCCGACGGGACCGCCGGGGATGGGCCCGCGGCACCCTTACTGGATGATGTCAACCACGGGTTGACACTCCTGGACTGTCAACCTACGGTTGACACATGTCGACGAACCCGACCATCACGTCATCCGTACGTCTCGACGAACTCATCGCGGCCATCAAGAAGGTCCACCACGAACCCCTCGACCAGCTCCAGGACGCGGTGATCGCCGGCGATCACCTCGGCGAAGTGGCCGACCACCTGATCGGCCACTTCGTGGACCAGGCCCGGCGATCGGGCGCCTCCTGGACCGACATCGGCAAGAGCATGGGCGTCACGCGGCAGGCCGCGCAGAAGCGGTTCGTGCCGAAGGAGTCGATCGACCTCGACCCCCAGCAGGGCTTCGGCCGCTACACGCCGCGGGCCCGGGGCGCGGTGGTGGCCGCCCACAACGAGTCCATCGCGGCCCGCAACTCCGAGGGCCGACCGGAGCACCTGGTCCTCGGCCTGCTGGCCGACCCCGACGGCCTGGCCGCGAAGGCGATCACGGCACAGGGCGTGCTCCTGGACTCCGTACGCCAGGCCGCCACCGCGGCACTGCCGCCCGCCGTCGAGGAGGTGCCCGAGCTCGTCCCCTACGGCTCGGACGCCAAGAAGGTGCTGGAGCTGACCTTCCGCGAAGCGCTGCGTCTCGGCCACAACTACGTCGGCACCGAGCACATGCTGCTGGCCCTGCTGGAGTTCGAGAACGGCACCGGCGTCCTGTCCGGCCTCGGTCTCACCAAGCAGGCGGTGGAGGACTACGTGGTCGAGCTGCTCTCGCAGTTCCTGCAGAGCGGTG comes from the Streptomyces sp. NBC_00443 genome and includes:
- a CDS encoding DUF2786 domain-containing protein; its protein translation is MSSTNSSSGTPGPVDRAFEHALYADTDTALDGGASLLAADPTADAELAERGREFVAAAWRRGWQPADVVRLVRRELEDVHVRLVSALIHAQRPYDRPRGPRWNAQLDDLPTEAPPRTDRFSHASAVLELYRLLLRLPALEPVDEPAEQTGPAARRPGSESRMLTRIRALLAKAEATGFPEEAEALSAKAQELMARYSIDEALLSTRTQGAKDAPGACRIGVEPPYEQAKAVLLDAVATANHCRAVWNEPFGFSTVVGFEADLEVVELLYTSLLVQAQTAMTKAEAAQRAGGRKRTKTFRQSFLAAYAHRIGTRLTEAAQTQVTQDLLPVLANREVAVTDRLDRMFPETTTTRLRGVSDEAGWVEGSQAAERAQVAPRRPLG
- a CDS encoding Clp protease N-terminal domain-containing protein, which encodes MSTNPTITSSVRLDELIAAIKKVHHEPLDQLQDAVIAGDHLGEVADHLIGHFVDQARRSGASWTDIGKSMGVTRQAAQKRFVPKESIDLDPQQGFGRYTPRARGAVVAAHNESIAARNSEGRPEHLVLGLLADPDGLAAKAITAQGVLLDSVRQAATAALPPAVEEVPELVPYGSDAKKVLELTFREALRLGHNYVGTEHMLLALLEFENGTGVLSGLGLTKQAVEDYVVELLSQFLQSGEQTSKESREQGEAQGEPGEAQG